From a region of the Halorubrum sp. BV1 genome:
- a CDS encoding Zn-dependent hydrolase encodes MHVDIDRDRLVETMETQAAIGGTEGGGLHRLALSDADREVRDWFVDCARDAGLDVRVDAFGNIFARRAGSAPDAEPILVGSHLDSQPYGGIYDGALGVVAALEFVRSLNDRAIETRRPVEIVNWTNEEGSRFPPAMQGSGVWAGAHDIEDEYEKTDADGTRLLDELERIGYRGDEPAEPREPYHAYLELHPEQGPFLEETGAEVGIVTGIVGLRWAEITLHGQANHTGTTPMDYREDALVAASDIVTAIRRLSGTLGDRTVATVGSLIVHPNSVNVVPETVTFTTDIRDSDEAVLDEGVAQMEAEVAAAADREGVAYEIEHTMASPAVDFPDRPVEAVADAVDHLGYDGRRMVSGAGHDATHAAAVCDAGMVFAVSEGGKSHTEDEFTSWADCYRSSNVLANAALDLAEPIVD; translated from the coding sequence ATGCACGTCGACATCGACCGCGATCGACTCGTCGAGACGATGGAGACCCAAGCGGCGATCGGCGGGACAGAGGGGGGCGGGCTCCACCGCCTCGCGCTCTCCGACGCCGACCGCGAGGTGCGCGACTGGTTCGTCGACTGCGCTAGGGACGCCGGGCTGGATGTCCGCGTCGACGCCTTCGGCAACATCTTCGCCCGCCGAGCGGGTTCGGCCCCCGACGCCGAACCGATACTCGTCGGTTCCCACCTCGACTCTCAGCCGTACGGCGGCATCTACGACGGCGCGCTCGGCGTCGTGGCAGCCTTGGAGTTCGTCCGAAGCCTGAACGACCGGGCGATCGAGACCCGCCGACCGGTCGAGATAGTCAACTGGACCAACGAGGAGGGGTCGCGGTTTCCGCCCGCGATGCAGGGCAGTGGCGTCTGGGCCGGCGCTCACGACATCGAGGACGAATACGAGAAGACCGACGCCGACGGGACTCGCCTGCTCGACGAACTCGAACGTATCGGCTACCGCGGGGACGAGCCGGCTGAGCCGCGCGAGCCGTATCACGCGTACCTCGAACTCCACCCCGAGCAGGGACCGTTTCTGGAGGAGACCGGAGCCGAGGTGGGGATCGTCACGGGTATCGTCGGCCTCCGGTGGGCGGAGATCACGCTCCACGGACAGGCCAATCACACCGGGACGACGCCGATGGATTACCGAGAGGACGCACTTGTCGCCGCCTCCGACATCGTCACTGCGATCCGGCGACTGTCAGGGACACTCGGTGACAGAACCGTCGCGACGGTCGGATCGCTTATCGTTCACCCTAACTCGGTCAACGTCGTGCCCGAGACGGTGACGTTCACGACCGATATCCGCGACTCGGACGAGGCTGTCCTCGACGAGGGTGTCGCACAGATGGAGGCAGAGGTGGCCGCGGCGGCTGACCGCGAGGGCGTCGCGTACGAGATCGAGCACACGATGGCCTCGCCGGCTGTCGACTTCCCCGACCGACCGGTCGAGGCCGTTGCGGACGCCGTCGACCACCTTGGCTACGACGGCCGCCGAATGGTCAGCGGCGCTGGCCACGACGCCACACACGCCGCCGCCGTCTGTGACGCCGGGATGGTCTTTGCGGTCAGCGAGGGCGGCAAGAGCCACACTGAAGACGAGTTCACCAGCTGGGCGGACTGCTATCGATCATCGAACGTGCTGGCGAACGCGGCGCTGGATCTAGCCGAGCCGATCGTCGACTGA
- a CDS encoding amidase family protein — MRQLTEAELVTLGDRFGIDVDAARAAELSETVNTMLAELDALEAIPVVDDAPSPTGADPGARSWSDPDENPHGAIAADCSVPPSATGTLDGTRVGVKDVIAVAGVPMRCGSATMRGFVPARDATVIDRLRAAGASITAKTACDEFAGSARGTTGYGAPITNPHDDDRTAGGSSGGSAAAVAAGRVDAALGTDTGGSVRIPASFCGVIGYKPTYGLVPLTGVVENTYTQDHVGTVTDTIADAAALLGAMAGADDADSASVAAAGRSGYRVGGYSDAVASPPAPSTLRIGVLDEGMGEGVADRVEGRTEAAVDALSDAGATIQSVSVDSFHDARPIKNTLSFVELATHWRDGAAPYRRGGVDETLQTGFARARAAASGELSDFYASKLLAGARIVEAHDGRPYVRAQAARERLREAFEAALDGVDVLLFPTMPDVAPPVDGVDGWAYDYARNTRAANVTRLPAVTVPNGTASGLPVGLQLLGPAFRDADLLATAAAVTSVLPA; from the coding sequence ATGCGACAGCTTACCGAGGCCGAACTCGTGACGCTCGGCGACCGCTTCGGGATCGACGTCGATGCCGCGCGGGCGGCCGAACTCTCTGAGACGGTTAACACGATGCTCGCGGAACTCGACGCGCTTGAAGCGATCCCCGTTGTCGACGACGCGCCGTCGCCGACGGGTGCCGATCCCGGCGCGCGAAGCTGGTCGGATCCGGACGAGAACCCCCACGGCGCGATCGCAGCCGACTGCTCCGTCCCGCCGTCCGCGACTGGGACCCTCGACGGGACACGCGTTGGAGTGAAAGACGTGATCGCCGTCGCGGGCGTCCCGATGCGCTGTGGCTCGGCGACCATGCGGGGGTTCGTCCCCGCACGGGACGCGACAGTTATCGACCGACTCCGGGCGGCCGGGGCGTCTATCACCGCCAAGACGGCCTGCGACGAGTTCGCCGGGAGCGCCCGCGGAACAACCGGCTACGGAGCGCCAATCACCAACCCCCACGACGACGATCGGACGGCCGGCGGCTCCTCCGGGGGAAGCGCGGCGGCGGTCGCGGCCGGCCGCGTCGACGCCGCGCTCGGCACAGACACAGGTGGCTCCGTGCGCATCCCTGCGTCGTTCTGTGGCGTCATCGGTTATAAGCCGACGTACGGACTCGTGCCGCTGACCGGCGTCGTCGAGAACACCTACACCCAAGACCACGTCGGGACAGTCACTGACACCATCGCCGACGCGGCAGCGCTCCTCGGGGCGATGGCGGGCGCTGACGACGCCGACTCGGCGAGCGTGGCTGCTGCCGGACGGTCGGGGTACCGCGTTGGAGGCTACAGCGACGCGGTCGCCTCGCCACCCGCACCCTCGACGCTCCGGATCGGTGTTCTCGACGAGGGGATGGGAGAAGGTGTCGCCGACCGCGTCGAGGGGCGCACCGAGGCCGCCGTTGACGCTCTCAGCGACGCTGGCGCGACGATCCAGTCGGTCTCGGTCGATTCGTTCCACGACGCCCGCCCGATCAAGAACACCCTGAGTTTCGTCGAACTCGCCACCCACTGGCGAGACGGTGCCGCTCCGTATCGCCGCGGCGGCGTCGACGAGACGCTCCAGACCGGCTTTGCGCGCGCCCGCGCCGCGGCTAGCGGCGAACTGAGCGACTTCTACGCGAGCAAGCTGCTCGCCGGGGCGCGAATCGTCGAGGCGCACGACGGACGGCCGTACGTCCGCGCTCAGGCCGCGAGAGAGCGGCTCCGCGAGGCGTTTGAAGCGGCGCTTGACGGCGTCGACGTCCTTCTTTTTCCGACGATGCCGGACGTGGCTCCGCCGGTCGACGGCGTCGACGGCTGGGCGTACGACTACGCGCGCAACACGCGGGCGGCGAACGTCACTCGTCTCCCCGCGGTGACGGTGCCGAACGGCACAGCCTCGGGACTGCCGGTCGGCCTCCAATTGCTGGGTCCAGCGTTCCGCGACGCCGACCTCCTCGCGACGGCGGCCGCGGTCACGTCGGTGCTTCCGGCCTGA
- a CDS encoding ABC transporter ATP-binding protein, with protein sequence MTTDPPLLEIDGLEKHFEESTNVFDVLMRREPSKIQAVDGVSFTLERNDSIAVIGESGCGKTTLLLTLIGLHDITGGDVMYKGTPMSSFDKRDWKEYRSNVQVIFQDPFNSLDPKMTVEESLREPLEIHGIGNRDERVREVLEDVELRPPEKYLRRKPMNLSGGEKQRVAIGRALMLEPDIILADEPVSMLDVSTQASVLRMLKGLIDDYDASMIYISHDLSTVSYISEVVNVMYLGRIVESAATGRLLDNPKHPYTEALVSAIPVPDPHYDRPRTEMSGAPRDPIDLGEGCRFRDRCPEVIPPDGIDIDQSAYREVMAFREALERDELPLDRIRKSLDNPSDTDAFATAIGDEHFSAEMSGENAVTVDAALEDIAAGKPDAAIDRLSKRFESVCELTPDSIEDESGWHVACHQYYDHDRQPTEDHAITTD encoded by the coding sequence ATGACGACTGACCCACCGCTACTGGAGATAGACGGACTGGAGAAGCACTTCGAAGAGAGCACGAACGTCTTCGATGTGCTCATGCGACGGGAGCCGTCGAAGATTCAAGCCGTCGACGGCGTTTCGTTCACCCTTGAACGGAACGACTCCATCGCTGTGATCGGCGAGAGCGGCTGTGGCAAGACGACGCTACTGTTGACGCTCATCGGCCTCCACGACATCACCGGCGGCGACGTGATGTACAAGGGAACGCCGATGTCGTCGTTCGACAAACGCGACTGGAAAGAGTACCGGAGCAACGTCCAGGTGATTTTCCAGGACCCGTTCAACTCGCTGGATCCGAAGATGACCGTCGAGGAGTCGCTGAGGGAACCGCTGGAGATTCACGGCATCGGTAACCGCGACGAGCGGGTCCGGGAGGTGCTGGAGGATGTCGAACTTCGCCCGCCGGAGAAGTACCTGCGTCGCAAGCCGATGAACCTGAGCGGCGGTGAGAAACAGCGCGTCGCCATCGGCCGTGCGCTGATGCTTGAACCCGATATCATCCTCGCGGACGAGCCGGTGTCGATGCTCGACGTGTCGACACAGGCGTCCGTCCTGCGGATGCTGAAGGGACTCATCGACGACTACGACGCCTCGATGATCTACATCTCACACGACCTCTCGACGGTGTCGTACATCTCGGAGGTCGTGAACGTGATGTACCTGGGACGGATCGTCGAGTCGGCGGCCACGGGGAGACTCCTCGACAACCCCAAACACCCCTACACGGAGGCGCTCGTCTCCGCAATTCCGGTGCCGGATCCCCACTACGACCGGCCGCGGACGGAGATGTCTGGCGCGCCACGCGACCCGATCGATCTGGGGGAGGGCTGTCGGTTCCGCGACAGATGCCCGGAGGTGATCCCCCCTGACGGGATCGATATCGATCAGTCGGCGTACCGAGAGGTAATGGCATTTCGCGAAGCGCTCGAACGGGACGAACTCCCGCTCGATCGCATCCGAAAGAGCCTGGATAATCCGAGCGATACGGACGCGTTTGCCACCGCCATCGGCGACGAGCACTTCTCGGCTGAGATGTCGGGCGAGAATGCGGTGACGGTCGACGCGGCGCTTGAAGACATCGCGGCCGGCAAGCCGGACGCCGCCATCGACCGCCTCAGTAAGCGCTTCGAGAGCGTCTGTGAACTCACACCCGACTCCATCGAGGACGAATCCGGTTGGCACGTCGCCTGCCACCAGTACTACGACCACGACCGACAGCCCACGGAAGACCATGCAATCACGACAGACTGA
- a CDS encoding ABC transporter permease: protein MSSMKRYVAVRSIQTVFTLWLVLTALFVMFRSMPGDFTAQMAVAGANEEALAALRAKWGLDQPLYIQYWQYITNLAQGNLGESPVYRIPVWEFVKMRIFNTFILVAPAMTFTYILGALIGTIAGSKRGSRLEKFGLIPVIGAGSFPAFFISIVLIVVFASWLNIFPTSGMLSAGGSDAATWWGPYVTPDFGIHYILPFVAVVCRYLFIPSLIMRTSVVEVMDQDYTEYHRLTGLPIRKRLSHIAKHASLPVITIYPVSLARALGGLVLIETVFNWPGIGFTLVEAVLGRDYPTVQFVFFLVAAFVIISNFLIDLLYGVIDPRIRVED, encoded by the coding sequence ATGTCGTCGATGAAACGATACGTCGCCGTTCGCAGTATTCAGACCGTCTTCACGCTGTGGCTGGTGCTCACCGCCCTGTTCGTGATGTTCCGGTCGATGCCGGGCGACTTCACGGCCCAGATGGCCGTGGCGGGCGCTAACGAAGAGGCGCTCGCGGCGCTGCGCGCCAAGTGGGGACTGGACCAGCCCCTCTACATCCAGTACTGGCAGTACATCACGAACCTCGCGCAGGGCAACCTCGGCGAGTCGCCGGTCTACCGCATCCCGGTCTGGGAGTTCGTCAAGATGCGGATATTTAACACGTTCATCCTCGTCGCGCCCGCGATGACGTTCACCTACATCCTCGGGGCGCTAATCGGGACTATCGCCGGGAGCAAGCGGGGCAGCCGGCTCGAGAAGTTCGGTCTCATCCCGGTCATCGGTGCGGGGTCGTTCCCGGCCTTTTTCATTTCGATCGTCCTGATCGTCGTCTTCGCGAGTTGGCTCAACATCTTCCCGACATCGGGGATGCTGTCGGCCGGCGGTAGCGACGCGGCGACGTGGTGGGGACCGTACGTCACTCCCGACTTCGGTATCCACTACATCCTGCCGTTCGTGGCTGTCGTCTGCCGATACCTGTTCATCCCCTCGCTTATCATGCGGACGAGCGTCGTCGAGGTGATGGACCAGGACTACACCGAGTACCACCGCCTGACCGGCCTGCCGATCCGGAAGCGACTGTCCCATATCGCCAAGCACGCTAGCCTCCCGGTGATCACCATCTACCCGGTCTCGCTCGCCCGGGCGCTCGGCGGCCTCGTGCTGATCGAGACCGTCTTCAACTGGCCGGGGATCGGGTTCACGCTCGTCGAGGCGGTGCTCGGTCGGGACTACCCCACCGTCCAGTTTGTGTTCTTCCTCGTTGCAGCCTTCGTCATCATCTCGAACTTCCTGATCGACCTGCTGTACGGCGTGATCGATCCGCGCATCCGCGTCGAGGACTGA
- a CDS encoding ABC transporter substrate-binding protein, with protein MSCENDSSGGSVNRRSVLKAIGAAGATGLAGCSGQSGGGGGGGGGSDGDLGERVSTLQMEYWSDYGGFTTTQEQMAPIISSSVEELGVGMEVVPVSITTQLSQMANDENRDNNISFTWWVPAADRLDPQELLNNMRLDWAGANGQSGYSNYADCEYTELLLEQTRAETSEERQQGMHEAIARLSEDCAIGNLAPVANIGAYRTDMVEMGGIGNGGIARSNAEWAFKSQTTNDEDLVVAINPIATETSNWLTHSASMPEAMWQHMIHSPIHKYNENFELTELLGSVDVIDSQEIVVELFDDATFTNGDPVTSEDVKFTFEQIQRGGEAGAYPGAAPVPYDTIETPDEQTVRFTFTEPYIPFARTTLMRWGILHKESFEEAGAVENPGGAQFETPIVSSGPLEVTELQRGQRVVTEPHDGHPTYEASQPIVFEAYRNEETMITALEAGECMITPEISPPNAERVNNNIDNASAEFAATHTAYNLQYVCHTAPCKFPEFRKAVDASMNRQQMIGVALAGEVEPEMYPTYISKNHPMYPPEDMLSGWAESPQGSPDVARQLLEDAGWGWDDNGNLHYPPDADLDPLWPQGEVPSAEDFPCIEELGLDP; from the coding sequence ATGTCATGCGAAAATGACTCGAGTGGTGGCAGCGTGAACCGCCGCTCAGTCCTGAAAGCTATCGGTGCTGCAGGCGCAACCGGACTCGCCGGCTGTAGTGGACAGTCTGGCGGCGGTGGCGGGGGTGGCGGCGGCTCTGATGGCGATCTCGGCGAACGCGTCTCGACGCTGCAGATGGAATATTGGTCTGACTACGGCGGATTCACGACCACACAAGAGCAGATGGCACCGATCATCTCGAGCAGCGTCGAGGAACTCGGCGTCGGGATGGAGGTCGTTCCGGTAAGTATCACGACACAGCTCTCTCAGATGGCCAACGACGAGAACCGGGACAACAACATCTCGTTTACGTGGTGGGTGCCCGCGGCCGATCGGCTTGACCCGCAGGAACTCCTGAACAACATGCGCTTGGACTGGGCCGGGGCTAACGGGCAGAGCGGCTACTCCAACTACGCCGACTGTGAGTACACCGAACTGCTCCTCGAACAGACGAGAGCGGAGACATCGGAGGAGCGCCAGCAGGGCATGCACGAGGCCATCGCCCGACTGTCCGAGGACTGCGCCATCGGCAACCTCGCTCCGGTCGCCAATATCGGCGCGTATCGCACGGACATGGTCGAGATGGGCGGCATCGGCAACGGCGGGATCGCCCGGTCGAACGCTGAGTGGGCGTTCAAGTCCCAGACCACGAACGACGAGGATCTCGTGGTGGCGATCAACCCGATCGCCACCGAGACGTCGAACTGGCTGACCCACTCCGCCTCGATGCCGGAGGCGATGTGGCAGCACATGATCCACTCGCCGATCCATAAGTACAACGAGAACTTCGAACTCACAGAGCTGCTCGGCTCCGTCGACGTCATCGACTCCCAAGAGATCGTCGTCGAACTGTTCGACGACGCGACGTTCACCAACGGCGATCCCGTTACGTCCGAGGACGTAAAGTTCACCTTCGAGCAGATCCAGCGCGGCGGCGAGGCCGGCGCGTACCCCGGTGCAGCGCCGGTTCCGTACGACACCATCGAGACGCCCGACGAGCAGACGGTCCGCTTTACTTTCACGGAGCCGTACATCCCCTTCGCGCGCACGACGCTGATGCGATGGGGTATCCTTCACAAGGAGTCTTTCGAGGAGGCGGGTGCGGTCGAAAACCCCGGCGGTGCCCAGTTCGAGACGCCCATCGTCTCTTCGGGACCGCTCGAGGTGACCGAACTCCAGCGCGGGCAGCGCGTCGTCACCGAGCCGCACGACGGCCATCCGACCTACGAGGCCAGCCAGCCGATCGTCTTCGAGGCCTACCGCAACGAGGAGACGATGATCACCGCTCTCGAGGCCGGCGAGTGTATGATCACGCCGGAGATCTCGCCACCGAACGCCGAGCGCGTGAACAACAATATCGACAATGCCAGCGCGGAGTTCGCGGCCACGCACACGGCCTACAACCTCCAGTACGTCTGTCATACAGCGCCGTGCAAGTTCCCCGAGTTCCGCAAGGCGGTCGACGCCTCGATGAACCGCCAGCAGATGATCGGCGTGGCGCTGGCCGGCGAGGTCGAACCCGAGATGTACCCGACGTACATCTCCAAGAACCATCCGATGTACCCGCCCGAGGACATGCTCTCCGGGTGGGCTGAGTCACCACAGGGGAGCCCGGATGTAGCCCGGCAGCTGCTCGAAGACGCCGGCTGGGGCTGGGACGACAACGGCAACCTCCATTACCCCCCGGACGCCGACCTCGACCCGCTGTGGCCGCAGGGAGAAGTGCCTTCGGCCGAGGACTTCCCCTGTATCGAGGAACTGGGTCTCGACCCGTAG
- a CDS encoding ABC transporter ATP-binding protein: MSDTLLEVEDLTIRYETDGGDITAVSDASFSIDEGEFFGLAGESGSGKSTTAKAIIGGLDDNGFVDSGTIRYRGEEIQDFNDAQLNESLRWKEISWIPQSSMNSLDPLQRVSKQALEIGQVHTDLSNEEIREKLKEMFDVVGLQQSRIDDYPHQFSGGMQQRAIIALALFLEPSLVIADEPTTALDVIMQDQIFKYLGRMKDDASTSLLLITHDISVIFESCDSVAIMHASQIAERGSTESVHDNPRHPYAFMFKEAFPDIREPDRELEVIEGYPPELIGEVSACSFADRCPWAVEECHESAPSLEPVGDDDATHAASCFRSDEAYELYEEHGAVDPASPKQGDD; this comes from the coding sequence ATGTCTGACACACTACTCGAGGTCGAAGACCTCACAATTCGGTACGAGACGGACGGGGGCGATATCACCGCGGTGTCCGATGCATCCTTCAGCATCGACGAGGGCGAGTTCTTCGGCCTCGCCGGCGAGTCCGGCTCCGGCAAGAGCACGACCGCGAAGGCGATTATCGGTGGACTCGATGACAACGGCTTCGTCGACAGTGGAACGATACGGTACCGCGGCGAGGAGATCCAAGACTTCAACGACGCACAGCTCAATGAGAGCCTCCGGTGGAAGGAGATCTCTTGGATCCCACAGAGTTCGATGAACAGCCTCGATCCGCTCCAGCGGGTGAGCAAACAGGCCCTAGAGATCGGCCAAGTCCACACCGACCTCTCCAACGAGGAGATTCGCGAGAAGCTCAAGGAGATGTTCGACGTGGTCGGGCTCCAGCAGAGCCGGATCGACGACTACCCACACCAGTTCTCCGGCGGGATGCAACAGCGCGCGATTATCGCGCTCGCGCTGTTTCTGGAACCCAGCCTCGTCATCGCCGATGAGCCGACGACGGCGCTGGACGTGATCATGCAAGACCAGATCTTCAAGTATCTCGGTCGGATGAAAGACGACGCCTCGACGAGCCTCCTCCTCATCACCCACGATATCAGCGTCATCTTCGAGTCGTGTGATAGCGTTGCGATCATGCACGCGAGTCAGATCGCCGAGAGAGGGTCGACGGAATCGGTCCACGACAACCCCCGTCATCCCTACGCCTTCATGTTCAAAGAGGCGTTCCCGGACATCCGCGAGCCGGACAGGGAACTGGAGGTGATCGAAGGCTATCCGCCAGAGTTGATCGGCGAGGTCTCGGCGTGTAGCTTCGCCGATCGCTGTCCGTGGGCGGTCGAAGAGTGTCACGAGAGCGCCCCGTCGCTCGAACCCGTCGGCGACGACGACGCGACCCACGCCGCGTCGTGTTTCCGATCCGACGAGGCGTACGAACTGTACGAGGAACACGGCGCGGTCGATCCGGCATCGCCGAAACAGGGGGACGACTGA
- a CDS encoding thioredoxin family protein, producing MSPTDTVDRLIERDVFEATGDDELRPTESFREAVDRHRRTLTDRAVDERSAAVAELTDDPDVADTFAAVEVSDVDFLARYVALRNQTADLSATQALTLTVVIGQIETGMPRTEGAPAAFLPVHGEDLVRLVRLHDRCVVYAWRDDCPPCETIKADFDDLFGADPPGDLLLLAVYGPDCSRLLNREFDVSAAPTMLFTLDSHVDSRFVGTPSTEGLEREIEALRERTPPSAE from the coding sequence ATGTCTCCGACCGACACCGTCGATCGACTCATTGAACGCGACGTGTTCGAAGCGACCGGTGACGACGAGTTACGCCCGACCGAATCGTTCCGGGAAGCCGTCGACCGTCACCGGCGGACGCTGACCGACCGCGCTGTCGACGAGCGGTCCGCGGCCGTCGCGGAGCTGACCGACGACCCCGATGTCGCGGACACGTTCGCGGCAGTCGAGGTCTCCGATGTCGACTTTCTCGCGCGGTACGTTGCGCTCCGGAACCAAACTGCCGACCTCTCAGCGACGCAGGCGCTTACGCTCACTGTTGTGATCGGACAGATCGAAACCGGCATGCCCCGCACGGAGGGCGCACCGGCGGCATTCCTCCCCGTCCACGGCGAGGATCTCGTGCGGCTCGTCCGTCTGCACGACCGCTGTGTCGTCTACGCCTGGCGAGATGACTGCCCGCCGTGTGAAACGATCAAAGCGGACTTCGACGACCTGTTCGGTGCTGACCCACCGGGCGACCTGCTCCTGCTCGCGGTGTACGGCCCGGACTGCTCTCGACTCCTCAACCGGGAGTTCGACGTAAGTGCCGCGCCGACGATGTTATTTACCCTCGACAGCCACGTCGATTCGCGGTTCGTCGGGACGCCGTCCACCGAGGGGCTCGAAAGGGAGATCGAGGCGCTCCGCGAGCGGACGCCGCCGTCGGCTGAGTGA